A stretch of the Mycobacterium sp. ITM-2016-00317 genome encodes the following:
- the urtB gene encoding urea ABC transporter permease subunit UrtB has product MDAVIGQLATGLSLGSILLLAALGLALTFGQMGVINMAHGEFIMAGCYTAYVVQQLISSAGVSLILSLVIGFFVGGAMGALLEVTLIQRMYHRPLDTLLVTFGVGLILQQVARDIFGAPAVNVVAPEWLSGGMEIFGAVVPKTRIFILVLAVVCVAVLAAVLKVSPMGRRIRAVVQNRDLAETSGISSRKTDITTFFIGSGLAAVAGVALTLIGSTSPTIGQSYLIDAFLVVVVGGLGQIKGTVIAAFTLGFLNSFIEYNTTASLAKVIVFVIIVIFLQARPQGLFTVRTRSLV; this is encoded by the coding sequence ATGGATGCCGTAATCGGACAACTGGCAACAGGATTGAGCCTCGGCTCAATCCTGTTGCTGGCCGCACTGGGCCTCGCGCTGACCTTCGGCCAGATGGGCGTCATCAACATGGCGCACGGCGAGTTCATCATGGCCGGCTGCTACACCGCCTACGTGGTGCAGCAGCTCATCTCCAGCGCCGGGGTCTCCCTGATCCTGTCGCTGGTGATCGGTTTCTTCGTCGGCGGCGCGATGGGCGCCCTGCTGGAGGTGACGCTGATCCAGCGGATGTACCACCGGCCGCTGGACACGCTGCTGGTCACCTTCGGCGTCGGCCTGATCCTGCAGCAGGTCGCCCGGGACATCTTCGGCGCCCCCGCGGTCAACGTGGTGGCCCCGGAGTGGCTGTCCGGCGGCATGGAGATCTTCGGCGCGGTGGTCCCCAAGACCCGCATCTTCATCCTGGTGCTGGCCGTGGTGTGTGTCGCGGTGCTGGCCGCGGTGCTCAAGGTCAGCCCGATGGGCCGGCGCATCAGGGCGGTGGTGCAGAACCGCGATCTCGCTGAAACCAGCGGCATCTCGTCACGCAAGACCGACATCACCACGTTCTTCATCGGGTCCGGTCTGGCCGCGGTGGCCGGGGTGGCGCTGACGCTGATCGGCTCCACCAGCCCGACCATCGGGCAGAGCTACCTGATCGACGCGTTCCTGGTGGTCGTGGTCGGCGGACTCGGCCAGATCAAGGGCACGGTGATCGCGGCGTTCACCCTCGGGTTCCTGAACTCGTTCATCGAGTACAACACCACCGCGTCGCTGGCCAAGGTGATCGTGTTCGTGATCATCGTGATCTTCCTGCAGGCCCGTCCGCAAGGTCTGTTCACCGTCAGGACAAGGAGTCTCGTGTGA
- the helR gene encoding RNA polymerase recycling motor ATPase HelR, with protein sequence MSTHYQAELQSEREYVDGLYSRLDAERARVKDRYAAALRSPVDKQNGATLVSRDAEVRATAAQMDRLNVADHGLCFGRLDSAAGERLYIGRIGVLDDDHEPLLLDWRAPAARAFYTATGAHPEEMRRRRQFHSLGRRLLDFTDEVFGTPLDEDAGEQPGTSSDVALLAAVNAPRGDGMRDIVATIQAEQDAIIRLDHPGVLVIEGGPGTGKTVVALHRVAYLLYTQRKRMESHGVLVVGPNNAFLRHIGRVLPSLGETNVVFLTTGDLVPGLHVGAEDHPAAAKVKGSLAMLDVLAAAVADRQRVPEQPIPIDLSDVSVRIDAEIAQWAIQEARAADQPHNDARAVFVDVVTWALTERAIAKIGRGWLTRADKAAWEHLRADLLDELEDNAAFTAALNQLWPVLTPEKLLSELYSSKERLRAAGADPVLYRADGDAWTVSDVPLLDELVDLLGRDKSAEEAAKKERREEAAYAAGVLDLMVDREDLMDDEDLLLARDVIDAEELAERFLERDSRDLAERAAADRDWTYGHVVVDEAQELSEMDWRVLMRRCPSRSFTMVGDLAQRRSPAGATSWDAVLKRYVPDRWVYRTLTVNYRTPAEIMAVAASVLAEFAPAATPPESVRATGVEPWSRQVTDDELAGAIEDFVREEAGRDGTCVVIGPPGVPGTVAPTQTKGLEFDAVLVVHPERILAEGPRGAADLYVALTRATQRLGVLHREPLPPALAGLAAR encoded by the coding sequence ATGTCAACTCACTACCAGGCCGAACTGCAGTCCGAACGCGAGTACGTGGACGGGCTGTACTCCCGGCTGGACGCCGAGCGGGCGCGGGTCAAGGACAGATACGCCGCCGCGCTGCGCAGCCCCGTCGACAAGCAGAACGGCGCCACCCTGGTGTCCCGGGATGCCGAGGTGCGTGCCACGGCCGCGCAGATGGACCGGCTCAACGTCGCCGACCACGGGCTCTGCTTCGGCAGGCTGGACAGCGCCGCGGGCGAACGTCTCTACATCGGCCGGATCGGCGTTCTCGACGACGACCACGAACCACTGCTGCTGGACTGGCGCGCACCCGCGGCCCGGGCGTTCTACACCGCCACCGGCGCCCACCCGGAGGAGATGCGCAGACGCAGGCAGTTCCACAGCCTGGGCCGCCGCCTGCTCGACTTCACCGACGAGGTGTTCGGCACGCCGCTGGACGAGGACGCCGGGGAACAGCCGGGCACCTCCAGCGACGTGGCGCTGCTCGCGGCGGTCAACGCGCCCCGGGGCGACGGCATGCGCGACATCGTCGCCACCATCCAGGCCGAACAGGATGCGATCATCCGGCTCGACCATCCCGGCGTGCTGGTCATCGAGGGCGGGCCGGGCACCGGCAAGACCGTGGTGGCGCTGCACCGCGTCGCCTATCTGCTCTACACCCAGCGCAAGCGGATGGAGAGCCACGGCGTCCTCGTGGTCGGGCCGAACAACGCGTTCCTGCGCCACATCGGGCGCGTGCTGCCGTCGCTGGGCGAGACCAACGTGGTGTTCCTGACCACCGGCGACCTCGTGCCCGGTCTGCACGTCGGCGCCGAGGACCACCCCGCGGCAGCCAAGGTCAAGGGCTCCCTGGCGATGCTCGACGTGCTCGCCGCGGCGGTCGCCGACCGTCAGCGCGTCCCCGAGCAGCCCATCCCGATCGACCTGTCCGACGTGTCGGTGCGCATCGACGCCGAGATCGCCCAGTGGGCGATCCAGGAGGCACGTGCTGCCGACCAGCCGCACAACGACGCGCGTGCGGTGTTCGTCGACGTCGTCACCTGGGCACTGACCGAACGGGCGATCGCCAAGATCGGCCGAGGCTGGCTGACCCGTGCCGACAAGGCCGCCTGGGAACACCTGCGGGCCGACCTGCTCGACGAGCTCGAGGACAACGCCGCGTTCACCGCGGCGCTGAACCAGCTCTGGCCGGTGCTGACTCCGGAAAAGCTTCTGTCCGAGCTGTATTCGTCGAAGGAGCGGCTGCGCGCCGCCGGGGCGGACCCCGTGCTGTACCGGGCCGACGGTGACGCGTGGACGGTGTCGGACGTGCCGCTGCTCGACGAGCTCGTCGACCTGCTGGGCCGGGACAAATCCGCCGAGGAGGCGGCCAAGAAGGAACGGCGGGAGGAAGCCGCCTACGCCGCGGGCGTGCTCGACCTGATGGTCGACCGCGAGGACCTGATGGACGACGAGGACCTGCTGCTGGCCCGCGATGTCATCGACGCCGAGGAACTGGCCGAACGCTTCCTCGAGCGCGACAGCCGGGATCTCGCCGAACGTGCTGCCGCGGACCGGGATTGGACTTACGGGCACGTCGTGGTCGACGAGGCCCAGGAACTCTCCGAGATGGACTGGCGGGTGTTGATGCGCCGCTGCCCGAGCCGGTCGTTCACGATGGTCGGCGATCTCGCGCAACGCCGCTCACCCGCAGGGGCCACGTCGTGGGACGCGGTGCTCAAGCGGTACGTGCCGGACCGGTGGGTGTACCGGACGCTGACGGTCAACTACCGCACCCCCGCCGAGATCATGGCCGTCGCCGCGTCGGTGCTCGCCGAGTTCGCCCCCGCGGCCACCCCGCCGGAATCGGTGCGCGCCACCGGCGTCGAGCCGTGGTCACGGCAGGTCACCGACGACGAACTCGCCGGTGCCATCGAGGATTTCGTGCGCGAGGAGGCGGGCCGGGACGGCACCTGCGTGGTGATCGGTCCGCCCGGTGTTCCGGGCACGGTGGCGCCCACACAGACCAAGGGTCTGGAGTTCGACGCCGTGCTGGTGGTCCACCCGGAGCGGATCCTCGCCGAGGGCCCGCGCGGGGCCGCCGACCTCTACGTCGCGCTGACCCGCGCGACCCAGCGCCTCGGGGTGCTGCACCGCGAGCCGCTACCGCCGGCGCTGGCCGGACTGGCGGCGAGGTGA
- a CDS encoding peptidylprolyl isomerase, producing the protein MPTNEQRRETAKRKLERQLENRAERERKRRQYTIIGSAAAAVVVVGAVVATIVITNRDSDTPTAAPASSTPETSSAFDMPAPPQSGGLPEFVAPAGLGQNCQYPQSADAASKENNPPRSGKVPTEPAQVSASMATDRGNIGLQLDNGKSPCTVNSFASLAQQGYFNDTPCHRLTTSESLAVLQCGDPTGEGTGGPGYEFANEYPTDQYQPDDPALNQPVVYPRGTLAMANAGPGTNGSQFFLVYQDSQLPPQYTVFGTIDETGLETLDKIAAEGVDGGGADGAPKLATTVKSIQLD; encoded by the coding sequence GTGCCGACGAACGAACAACGGCGTGAGACAGCCAAGCGCAAACTGGAACGTCAGCTGGAGAATCGGGCCGAGCGAGAGCGCAAGCGTCGCCAGTACACGATCATCGGATCCGCGGCTGCGGCCGTGGTCGTGGTCGGCGCAGTGGTCGCGACCATCGTGATCACCAACCGCGACTCGGACACCCCGACCGCAGCGCCTGCCTCCTCCACCCCGGAGACGTCGTCGGCGTTCGACATGCCGGCACCGCCGCAGTCCGGCGGGCTGCCCGAGTTCGTCGCCCCCGCGGGACTGGGCCAGAACTGCCAGTACCCGCAGTCCGCCGATGCGGCCAGCAAGGAGAACAACCCGCCGCGTTCGGGCAAGGTGCCCACCGAGCCGGCCCAGGTCAGCGCCAGCATGGCCACCGACCGGGGCAACATCGGGCTGCAGCTGGACAACGGCAAGTCCCCGTGCACGGTCAACAGCTTCGCCAGCCTGGCCCAGCAGGGCTACTTCAACGACACCCCGTGCCACCGGCTGACGACCAGCGAGTCCCTCGCGGTCCTGCAGTGCGGCGACCCGACCGGCGAGGGCACCGGCGGGCCCGGATACGAGTTCGCCAACGAGTACCCGACCGACCAGTACCAGCCCGACGACCCGGCACTCAACCAGCCGGTCGTCTACCCGCGCGGGACGCTGGCGATGGCCAACGCCGGCCCGGGCACCAACGGCAGCCAGTTCTTCCTCGTGTACCAGGACTCGCAGCTGCCGCCGCAGTACACGGTGTTCGGCACCATCGACGAGACCGGTCTGGAGACCCTGGACAAGATCGCGGCCGAGGGTGTCGACGGCGGCGGAGCCGACGGTGCGCCGAAGCTGGCCACCACGGTGAAGTCAATCCAGCTGGACTGA
- a CDS encoding MBL fold metallo-hydrolase, with protein MLITGFPAGVLACNCYVLAPRQGADAIVVDPGQRAMGPLARILDENRLTPAAVLLTHGHIDHMWSAQKVSDTYGCPTFIHPADRHMLKDPIAGLGQGFLAGLGRLALSPVFREPRQVLELDRDGDKIELGAITVAVDHTPGHTMGSVVFRVEEGPDRMVFTGDTLLRATVGRTDLPGGSGRDLMESLVTKLLVLDDDTLVLPGHGERSTIGVERHTNPFLEGLTP; from the coding sequence GTGTTGATCACCGGATTCCCGGCCGGCGTGTTGGCGTGCAACTGCTACGTGCTGGCCCCGCGACAGGGCGCCGACGCCATCGTCGTCGACCCCGGTCAGCGGGCGATGGGTCCGCTGGCGCGGATTCTCGACGAGAACCGGCTCACCCCGGCTGCGGTGCTGCTCACCCACGGTCACATCGACCACATGTGGTCGGCGCAGAAGGTGTCCGACACCTACGGCTGCCCGACCTTCATCCATCCGGCCGACAGGCACATGCTCAAAGATCCGATTGCCGGGCTCGGGCAGGGATTCCTGGCCGGGCTGGGCAGGCTGGCCCTGAGCCCGGTGTTCCGCGAACCCAGACAGGTGCTCGAACTGGACCGCGACGGCGACAAGATCGAGCTCGGCGCGATCACGGTGGCCGTCGACCACACCCCGGGCCACACCATGGGTTCGGTGGTGTTCCGCGTCGAGGAGGGCCCGGACCGCATGGTGTTCACCGGGGACACCCTGTTGCGCGCGACGGTCGGGCGCACCGACCTGCCCGGTGGTAGCGGACGGGACCTGATGGAATCTCTCGTGACGAAGCTGTTGGTGCTCGACGACGACACCCTGGTGCTACCGGGGCACGGCGAGCGCAGCACCATCGGCGTCGAACGCCACACCAACCCCTTTCTCGAAGGTTTGACTCCGTGA
- the urtD gene encoding urea ABC transporter ATP-binding protein UrtD: protein MTEIRASAAGREPAVGGNAGMGAQYLEVRGLTVDFDGFKAVSDVDLTLFQGDLRFLIGPNGAGKTTVIDAITGLVPATGSVNKSGVELLGKKVHKIARQGVGRTFQTASVFEELTVLQNLDIAAGAGRSVWTLLRRRRGILPAIEQALHTIGLSHLADQPAGVLAHGQKQWLEIGMLLVQNADVLLLDEPVAGMSTEEREETGNLLRRIGAERTVVVVEHDMDFMRAFATSVTVLARGQVIAEGSVAEVQANPKVQEVYLGTAAAGADGIELVEGNS, encoded by the coding sequence ATGACCGAGATCCGGGCGAGTGCCGCGGGCAGGGAACCCGCCGTCGGCGGCAACGCCGGCATGGGTGCCCAGTACCTCGAAGTCCGCGGTCTGACAGTGGATTTCGATGGATTCAAAGCCGTCAGCGATGTCGATCTGACGTTGTTCCAGGGCGACCTGCGATTCCTGATCGGCCCCAACGGCGCGGGCAAGACCACGGTGATCGACGCCATCACCGGCCTGGTGCCCGCCACCGGCTCGGTGAACAAGTCCGGCGTCGAACTCCTCGGCAAGAAGGTGCACAAGATCGCCCGCCAGGGCGTCGGCCGCACGTTCCAGACCGCGAGCGTGTTCGAGGAACTGACAGTGCTGCAGAACCTCGACATCGCCGCCGGCGCGGGCCGGTCGGTGTGGACGCTGCTGCGCCGCAGGCGCGGGATCCTCCCGGCGATCGAACAGGCCCTGCACACCATCGGGCTGAGCCATCTGGCCGACCAGCCCGCCGGCGTGCTCGCCCACGGCCAGAAGCAGTGGCTGGAGATCGGCATGCTGCTGGTGCAGAACGCCGACGTGCTGCTGCTCGACGAACCCGTGGCGGGCATGAGCACCGAGGAGCGCGAAGAGACCGGAAACCTGTTGCGCCGCATCGGCGCCGAACGCACCGTGGTGGTCGTCGAGCACGACATGGACTTCATGCGGGCATTCGCGACATCGGTGACCGTGCTCGCGCGCGGACAGGTGATCGCCGAGGGATCGGTCGCCGAGGTGCAGGCAAATCCGAAGGTCCAGGAGGTCTATCTGGGGACCGCCGCGGCAGGCGCCGACGGAATCGAGCTCGTCGAGGGGAACTCCTGA
- the urtE gene encoding urea ABC transporter ATP-binding subunit UrtE, with protein MLQMVDVRTGYGRSQVIHGVSLEVPTDGVAAVMGHNGAGKTTLLRAAVGLLKCTAGKVLFDGEDITKLRPSARVARGLAYVPQGQQSFGQLTTAENLQVVADGRKNGKALIDEQLDLFPALKELLGRRAGLLSGGQRQQLAIARALITTPKCLILDEPTEGIQPSVVHEIEEAITALTARGDLGVLLVEQHIGFALESSQCYYILEAGRVTTSGTGGSASEADVRAAMAI; from the coding sequence ATGCTGCAAATGGTCGACGTCCGCACCGGCTACGGCCGCAGCCAGGTCATCCACGGGGTCAGCCTCGAAGTGCCGACCGACGGTGTCGCTGCGGTGATGGGACACAACGGCGCAGGGAAGACCACGCTGTTGCGGGCCGCGGTCGGGCTGCTGAAATGCACCGCGGGCAAGGTGCTCTTCGACGGCGAGGACATCACCAAGCTGCGACCGAGCGCACGGGTGGCGCGCGGACTGGCCTACGTGCCGCAGGGCCAGCAGTCGTTCGGGCAGTTGACCACCGCGGAGAACCTGCAGGTGGTTGCCGACGGCCGCAAGAACGGCAAGGCGCTGATCGACGAGCAGCTCGACCTGTTCCCGGCACTCAAGGAGCTGCTGGGCCGTCGCGCCGGCCTGCTCTCGGGCGGACAGCGTCAGCAACTCGCGATCGCCCGCGCGCTGATCACCACGCCGAAGTGCCTGATCCTCGACGAGCCGACCGAGGGCATCCAGCCGTCGGTGGTGCACGAGATCGAAGAGGCGATCACCGCGCTGACCGCCCGCGGCGACCTCGGGGTGCTGCTCGTCGAACAGCACATCGGCTTCGCGCTGGAATCGTCGCAGTGCTACTACATCCTGGAGGCCGGGCGCGTCACCACCAGTGGCACCGGCGGCTCGGCATCGGAGGCCGACGTCCGCGCCGCGATGGCCATTTAG
- the urtC gene encoding urea ABC transporter permease subunit UrtC: MRAYLGRWQTWAGFGVAALVLFVIAPAVLSDFRLSLLGKFLCFAIVAVGIGLAWGRGGMLVLGQGVFFGLGGYMMAMHLKIADAQLAGDAVPDFMQIQGVRELPAYWAPFASPVVTLVAIVVVPAAIAAALGLGVFKRKVKGAYFAILSQALAAALAILLVGQTSLGGSNGLNRFRTFFGFTLSDPVNRRMLYFIAAAVLLIVVAVVRQLMQSRYGELLVAVRDGEERVRFLGYDPANIKVVAYTVAALFASIAGALFAPIVGFIAPSQVGILPSIAFLIGVAIGGRTTLLGPVLGAIGVAWAQTLFSERFPSEWTYAQGLLFIIVVGFFPAGLAGLGVLLKRRRRAKTEPEADKTVDPDAEKVGAGS; this comes from the coding sequence GTGAGGGCCTATCTGGGACGCTGGCAGACCTGGGCCGGGTTCGGGGTCGCCGCGCTGGTGCTGTTCGTCATCGCACCGGCGGTGCTGTCGGACTTCCGGCTCAGCCTGCTCGGCAAGTTCCTGTGCTTTGCGATCGTGGCCGTCGGCATCGGCCTGGCCTGGGGCCGCGGCGGAATGCTGGTGCTGGGCCAGGGCGTGTTCTTCGGGCTCGGCGGCTACATGATGGCGATGCATCTGAAGATCGCCGACGCGCAACTGGCCGGCGATGCGGTGCCCGACTTCATGCAGATCCAGGGTGTGCGCGAATTGCCCGCCTACTGGGCGCCTTTCGCGTCGCCGGTGGTGACGTTGGTCGCGATCGTCGTGGTTCCCGCGGCGATCGCCGCGGCGCTGGGGCTCGGCGTCTTCAAGCGCAAGGTCAAGGGCGCCTACTTCGCGATCCTGTCCCAGGCGCTGGCCGCCGCGCTGGCCATTCTGCTGGTCGGCCAGACCAGCCTGGGCGGATCCAACGGCCTCAACAGGTTCCGCACGTTCTTCGGCTTCACGCTCAGCGACCCGGTGAACCGGCGGATGCTGTACTTCATCGCCGCGGCGGTGCTGCTGATCGTGGTCGCCGTGGTGCGCCAACTCATGCAGAGCCGCTACGGCGAACTGCTGGTCGCCGTGCGTGACGGTGAGGAGCGGGTGCGATTCCTGGGCTACGACCCGGCCAACATCAAAGTGGTGGCCTACACCGTGGCCGCGTTGTTCGCCAGCATCGCCGGCGCCCTGTTCGCACCGATCGTCGGCTTCATCGCGCCGTCGCAGGTCGGCATCCTGCCGTCCATCGCGTTCCTGATCGGCGTCGCGATCGGCGGCCGGACCACCCTGCTGGGCCCGGTGCTGGGCGCGATCGGCGTGGCGTGGGCGCAGACGCTGTTCTCCGAACGCTTCCCGTCGGAGTGGACGTACGCCCAGGGCCTGCTGTTCATCATCGTCGTCGGATTCTTCCCCGCCGGTCTGGCCGGGCTCGGGGTGCTGCTCAAGCGCCGTCGCCGCGCCAAGACCGAACCGGAGGCGGACAAGACCGTCGATCCCGACGCAGAGAAGGTGGGTGCGGGTTCATGA
- the urtA gene encoding urea ABC transporter substrate-binding protein, whose translation MNPLRRHRVRRSALTAGSVVAVASMLLAGCGSKATDTDSANAESCVDTSGSSIKVGALNSLSGTMAISEVTVRNAIDLAVEQINASGGVLGKQIQLVGEDGASEPTVFAEKAEKLISSDCVAAVFGGWTSSSRKAMLPVFESANSLLYYPVQYEGLESSPNIFYTGATTNQQIVPALDYLKEKGVKSLYLVGSDYVFPQTANRIIKAYAEANGIEIKGEDYTPLGSTDFSTIINKVRSAGADAVFNTLNGDSNVAFFREYKNVGLTPQDMPVVSVSIAEEEVGGIGVQNITGQLTAWDYYQTIDTPANNAFVEAYKAKFGADKPTSDPMEAAYASVYLWKNTVEKAQSFDVKAIQDNADGVTFDAPEGLVTIDGENHHITKTARIGEIRPDGLIYTVWESPAPIEPDPFLKSYPWAAGLSG comes from the coding sequence ATGAACCCACTCCGACGCCACCGTGTGAGACGATCCGCGCTGACTGCAGGAAGCGTCGTGGCAGTCGCGAGCATGCTGCTGGCCGGTTGCGGCAGCAAGGCGACCGACACCGACTCAGCAAATGCGGAGTCGTGCGTGGACACGTCCGGTTCGAGCATCAAGGTCGGCGCCTTGAACTCGCTGTCGGGCACCATGGCGATCTCGGAGGTCACCGTCCGCAACGCGATCGATCTGGCCGTCGAACAGATCAACGCCTCCGGCGGTGTGCTGGGCAAGCAGATCCAGCTGGTCGGCGAGGACGGCGCGTCCGAGCCGACCGTGTTCGCCGAGAAGGCCGAGAAGCTGATCAGCAGCGACTGCGTCGCGGCGGTGTTCGGTGGCTGGACCTCGTCGAGCCGCAAGGCCATGCTGCCGGTGTTCGAGAGCGCGAACTCGCTGCTCTACTACCCCGTCCAGTACGAGGGCCTGGAGTCCTCCCCCAACATCTTCTACACCGGCGCGACCACGAATCAGCAGATCGTGCCCGCTCTCGACTACCTCAAGGAGAAGGGCGTCAAGTCGCTCTACCTCGTCGGCAGCGACTACGTCTTCCCGCAGACCGCCAACCGGATCATCAAGGCCTACGCGGAGGCCAACGGCATCGAGATCAAGGGCGAGGACTACACCCCGCTGGGCTCGACCGACTTCTCCACGATCATCAACAAGGTGCGCTCCGCGGGCGCCGACGCGGTGTTCAACACGCTCAACGGCGACTCCAACGTCGCGTTCTTCCGTGAGTACAAGAACGTCGGCCTCACCCCGCAGGACATGCCGGTGGTCTCGGTGTCGATCGCCGAGGAAGAGGTCGGCGGCATCGGTGTGCAGAACATCACCGGCCAGCTCACCGCGTGGGACTACTACCAGACCATCGACACCCCGGCCAACAACGCGTTCGTCGAGGCGTACAAGGCCAAGTTCGGCGCCGACAAGCCCACCTCGGACCCGATGGAGGCCGCCTACGCGTCGGTCTACCTGTGGAAGAACACCGTCGAGAAGGCGCAGTCCTTCGACGTCAAGGCGATCCAGGACAACGCCGACGGAGTGACCTTCGACGCACCCGAGGGCCTGGTCACCATCGACGGCGAGAACCACCACATCACCAAGACCGCCCGCATCGGTGAGATCCGGCCCGACGGTCTGATCTACACGGTGTGGGAGTCGCCGGCCCCGATCGAGCCCGACCCGTTCCTCAAGTCCTACCCGTGGGCCGCCGGACTGTCCGGCTGA
- the hisS gene encoding histidine--tRNA ligase: protein MTDSFKAPKGVPDYFPPDSAEFVAVRGGLLTAARRAGYGDIELPIFEDTALFARGVGESTDVVSKEMYTFADRGDRSVTLRPEGTAGVMRAVIEHGLDRGQLPVKLCYSGPFFRYERPQAGRYRQLQQVGVEAIGVDDPALDAEVIAVADAGFRSLGLDGFRLEITSLGDDSCRPQYRELLQEFLFKLDLDEETRRRAEINPLRVLDDKRPHMKEMTADAPVMLDHLSDAAKQHFDTVLAHLDALSVPYVINPRMVRGLDYYTKTTFEFVHDGLGAQSGIGGGGRYDGLMSQLGGRDLSGIGFGLGVDRTLLALRAEGKTAGETARVDVYAVPLGADAKVRLAVLAAQLRAAGVRVDVAYGDRSLKGAMKGADRSGASIALVAGDRDLEAGTVGVKSLATGEQVDIAVDQVVAEVVSRLS from the coding sequence GTGACTGACTCGTTCAAGGCGCCCAAGGGCGTCCCCGACTATTTCCCGCCCGACTCGGCGGAGTTCGTCGCCGTGCGCGGCGGACTGCTGACCGCGGCGCGGCGGGCCGGCTACGGCGACATCGAGTTGCCGATCTTCGAGGACACCGCGCTGTTCGCGCGCGGGGTGGGGGAGTCCACCGACGTGGTCTCCAAGGAGATGTACACGTTCGCCGATCGCGGCGACCGGTCGGTGACGCTGCGTCCCGAAGGCACCGCGGGCGTGATGCGGGCGGTCATCGAGCACGGCCTGGACCGCGGGCAGCTACCGGTCAAGCTGTGCTACTCGGGACCGTTCTTCCGGTACGAACGGCCCCAGGCCGGCCGGTACCGGCAGCTGCAGCAGGTCGGGGTGGAGGCGATCGGCGTCGACGATCCCGCACTCGACGCCGAGGTGATCGCGGTCGCCGACGCCGGGTTCCGCTCGCTGGGCCTGGACGGTTTCCGGTTGGAGATCACCTCGCTGGGCGACGACAGCTGCCGGCCGCAGTACCGGGAACTGTTGCAGGAGTTCCTGTTCAAGCTCGACCTCGACGAGGAGACCCGGCGCCGCGCCGAGATCAACCCGCTGCGGGTGCTCGACGACAAGCGCCCGCACATGAAGGAGATGACCGCCGACGCGCCGGTGATGCTCGATCACCTCTCGGATGCGGCCAAGCAGCATTTCGACACGGTGCTGGCGCACCTGGACGCGTTGTCGGTGCCGTACGTGATCAACCCGCGGATGGTGCGCGGGCTGGACTACTACACCAAGACGACGTTCGAGTTCGTGCACGACGGGCTCGGCGCGCAGTCCGGCATCGGCGGCGGCGGTCGCTACGACGGGCTGATGTCACAACTGGGCGGGCGCGATCTGTCCGGCATCGGGTTCGGGCTCGGCGTGGACCGGACTCTGCTGGCGTTGCGGGCCGAGGGCAAGACCGCCGGGGAGACCGCGCGGGTCGACGTGTACGCGGTGCCGCTGGGCGCCGACGCGAAGGTGCGGCTGGCGGTGCTGGCCGCGCAGCTGCGGGCGGCCGGTGTGCGCGTGGATGTCGCCTACGGCGACCGCAGCCTCAAGGGCGCGATGAAGGGCGCCGACCGGTCCGGTGCGTCGATCGCGCTGGTGGCAGGCGATCGGGACCTGGAGGCCGGCACCGTCGGGGTGAAGAGCCTGGCCACCGGCGAACAGGTCGACATCGCCGTCGATCAGGTTGTCGCCGAGGTCGTTTCGCGCCTGTCCTGA